From one Musa acuminata AAA Group cultivar baxijiao chromosome BXJ2-6, Cavendish_Baxijiao_AAA, whole genome shotgun sequence genomic stretch:
- the LOC135615999 gene encoding histone-lysine N-methyltransferase family member SUVH9-like — MAKPPSPPPVKKQEDVKEEEDEYEEALLSSHGAFSCPYPNPNPSPKTPSFPPTTSCVYQRRVRRRTFRDPRFPLSKKARCFLKPAAAAAAASSSSGGSAVSSGGRAKKSMADLDGVILAAERRAPPASAMTRVVQGGGELTVGLVAAAKKRPPRSAEMVRATCKSSEDRLGCRLLARRARITFQTLLALFLRSGEFRRPDLKAAEVMCDRGLWLHRDRRIVGPLPGSLIGDVFFYRSELQVVGLHGLCQGGIDFIPAIRSSSGEPIATSIVVSGGYEDDEDHGDELIYTGQGGKARNRPHLSADQQLTAGNLALEYNEQYGIEIRVIRGLTYEGSPSGKVYVYDGLYKVHEHWRETTKSGFTAYKFCLRRVEGQKPMGSSMLKFAESLKACPLPKLPKGYLSWDISRGEEKVTTIPLFNDIDDCCEPLSFGYLVRPQYPTHVLDRDNAIGSWGCSCTSICSSNCHCAKKNGGQFAYDANGILLRGKPLIYECGSWCRCPQSCPNRVSQRGIRHRLEVFRSREMGWGVRSLDLIRAGSFVCEFSGVVLPNEVIPLGGSCLLRSNQFPARWWEWGDVSDVFPDHRPPDVPPLRRLSFMMDLSRSRNVACYISHSFCPNLFVQFVLYDHHNELYPHLMLFAMENIPPLTELSIDHGI, encoded by the coding sequence ATGGCCAAACCTCCATCGCCACCGCCCGTAAAGAAGCAAGAAGAcgtgaaagaggaagaggacgaataTGAAGAAGCCCTTCTTTCCTCGCATGGAGCATTTTCCTGTCCTTACCCAAACCCTAATCCTAGCCCTAAAACCCCTTCCTTCCCCCCCACCACCTCCTGCGTGTACCAACGCCGGGTCCGCCGTCGCACATTTCGCGACCCCCGCTTCCCCCTCTCCAAGAAAGCCCGCTGCTTCCTCAaacctgccgccgccgccgccgccgcttcatCCTCCTCCGGCGGCTCCGCTGTCTCCTCCGGAGGACGTGCCAAGAAGTCGATGGCCGACCTGGACGGCGTCATCCTTGCAGCCGAGCGGCGGGCGCCCCCGGCGTCGGCGATGACGCGGGTGGTTCAAGGAGGTGGGGAACTGACGGTCGGCTTGGTGGCCGCCGCCAAGAAGCGGCCGCCCCGGTCCGCCGAGATGGTGCGCGCCACCTGCAAGAGCAGCGAGGACCGGCTCGGCTGCCGCCTCCTCGCCCGCCGCGCCCGCATCACCTTCCAAACGCTCCTTGCCCTCTTCCTCCGCAGCGGGGAGTTTCGGCGCCCCGACCTCAAGGCGGCGGAGGTCATGTGTGACCGCGGTCTCTGGCTCCATCGCGACCGCCGCATTGTGGGCCCCCTTCCCGGGTCCCTGATCGGTGACGTCTTCTTCTACCGCTCCGAGCTCCAGGTCGTCGGCCTCCACGGCCTCTGCCAGGGCGGCATTGACTTCATACCTGCCATCCGGTCGTCCTCTGGTGAGCCCATCGCCACCAGCATTGTCGTCTCCGGCGGATACGAGGATGACGAGGACCACGGCGACGAGCTCATCTACACCGGCCAAGGCGGCAAGGCCCGCAACCGCCCCCACCTCTCGGCAGACCAGCAACTCACCGCTGGCAACCTCGCCCTCGAGTACAACGAGCAGTACGGTATCGAAATTCGTGTCATCCGTGGCCTCACATACGAAGGCAGTCCCTCCGGTAAGGTCTACGTCTACGACGGCCTCTACAAGGTGCACGAACACTGGCGCGAGACCACCAAATCTGGCTTCACCGCCTACAAATTCTGCCTTCGCAGGGTTGAGGGCCAGAAACCCATGGGCAGCTCAATGCTCAAGTTCGCAGAGTCGCTGAAGGCCTGTCCTTTACCGAAGCTGCCCAAAGGATACCTCAGTTGGGACATCTCCCGTGGCGAGGAGAAGGTCACCACCATTCCTCTGTTCAATGACATCGATGATTGCTGCGAACCTTTATCCTTTGGGTACCTCGTCAGGCCCCAATATCCTACCCATGTTCTTGACCGGGACAATGCCATCGGAAGCTGGGGGTGCAGCTGCACCTCGATTTGTTCGTCAAACTGCCATTGCGCAAAGAAGAATGGGGGACAATTTGCTTATGATGCAAATGGGATTCTGCTTAGAGGAAAGCCACTAATCTATGAGTGTGGCTCATGGTGTCGATGTCCTCAGAGTTGCCCGAACAGAGTGAGCCAGAGGGGAATCAGACATCGGTTGGAGGTTTTCCGTTCAAGGGAGATGGGGTGGGGGGTGAGGTCATTGGATTTGATTCGTGCTGGATCCTTTGTCTGCGAATTCAGTGGAGTTGTGCTTCCAAATGAGGTGATTCCACTGGGTGGCAGTTGTTTGCTCCGGTCCAATCAATTCCCAGCGAGATGGTGGGAGTGGGGGGATGTCTCTGATGTGTTTCCAGATCACAGGCCTCCTGACGTCCCTCCCCTGCGTCGGTTGAGCTTCATGATGGATCTGTCAAGGTCGAGGAACGTCGCATGCTATATCAGCCATAGCTTTTGCCCAAACCTGTTTGTGCAGTTTGTGCTCTATGATCATCACAATGAGTTGTATCCGCACCTGATGCTCTTTGCTATGGAGAAcataccacccctgacagagctgAGTATTGATCATGGAATCTGA